A region from the Methylocystis iwaonis genome encodes:
- the clpS gene encoding ATP-dependent Clp protease adapter ClpS, producing the protein MGLPLRAGKEPKKSGDGGSAGTALITRTRQQTRRPNMYRVLLLNDDYTTQEFVVIVLRKYFNKSVEEATRIMLHVHNHGVGECGVYTYEVAETKVTQVMDFARKHQHPLQCIMEKK; encoded by the coding sequence CTGGGCTTGCCTCTGAGGGCCGGCAAAGAGCCAAAGAAATCAGGCGACGGCGGCTCCGCTGGCACGGCGCTCATCACGCGCACCCGCCAGCAGACGCGCCGTCCGAATATGTACCGGGTATTGTTGCTCAATGACGATTATACGACACAAGAGTTCGTTGTGATCGTTCTGCGTAAATACTTCAACAAATCTGTCGAGGAAGCTACGCGCATCATGCTGCACGTCCACAACCATGGCGTCGGCGAATGCGGTGTCTACACCTATGAAGTCGCCGAAACGAAGGTCACCCAAGTGATGGATTTCGCAAGGAAGCATCAGCATCCTTTGCAGTGCATCATGGAGAAAAAATAG
- a CDS encoding DEAD/DEAH box helicase translates to MTFNELGLSEKVLAAVQAAGYANPTPIQAQAIPPALQGRDILGIAQTGTGKTAAFTLPMLSRLEQGRARARMPRTLILEPTRELAAQVEESFNKYGSQHKLNVALLIGGVAFGDQEAKIMRGADVLIATPGRLLDFFDRGKLLLTGIEILVIDEADRMLDMGFIPDIERVCKLVPFTRQTLFFSATMPPEITRLTEAFLHNPVRIEVARASTTASTIRQALVASHGHADKRETLRNLIRGAENLKNAIIFCNRKRDVAILHRSLAKHGFSVGALHGDMDQLARMASLDAFKTGDVSLLVCSDVAARGLDIPDVSHVFNFDVPTHSEDYVHRIGRTGRAGRSGVAITIATEDDAKYVDQIQSLIGKAIDWEGPGFNELPPPMETSHGHEHRRGGRSERGGRRERGAERGRSRAERGERAERTERPARVERVERVEAEGPVAMGRPAHAPRRPDAEPTRPRPQMDDRRDRRPRRHHEDDGPPVIGLGDHVPSFLLRPVTLRPAKVVEE, encoded by the coding sequence ATGACATTCAACGAATTGGGCCTTTCGGAAAAGGTTCTCGCGGCCGTGCAAGCGGCAGGCTACGCCAATCCGACGCCCATCCAGGCGCAGGCCATACCGCCGGCGCTTCAAGGCCGTGACATCCTCGGCATCGCCCAGACCGGCACCGGCAAAACTGCCGCCTTCACCCTGCCGATGCTCAGCCGCCTCGAGCAGGGCCGCGCCCGGGCCCGAATGCCCCGGACGCTGATTCTCGAACCCACGCGCGAACTCGCGGCGCAGGTCGAGGAAAGCTTCAATAAATACGGCTCCCAACACAAGCTCAACGTCGCGCTGCTCATCGGCGGCGTCGCCTTCGGCGATCAGGAAGCCAAGATCATGCGCGGCGCAGACGTGCTGATCGCGACGCCGGGCCGCCTTCTCGACTTCTTCGACCGCGGCAAGCTGCTGCTGACAGGCATCGAGATTCTCGTCATCGACGAAGCCGACCGCATGCTCGATATGGGCTTCATCCCCGACATCGAGCGCGTCTGCAAGCTCGTTCCCTTTACCCGCCAGACGCTCTTCTTCTCGGCGACCATGCCGCCTGAGATCACCCGCCTCACCGAGGCCTTCCTGCATAATCCGGTCAGGATCGAGGTCGCCCGCGCTTCCACCACGGCCTCGACGATCCGCCAGGCGCTCGTCGCCTCGCATGGCCACGCCGACAAGCGCGAAACGCTCCGCAATCTCATCCGCGGCGCCGAAAACCTCAAGAACGCGATCATCTTCTGCAACCGCAAGCGCGACGTGGCGATCCTGCATCGCTCCCTCGCGAAGCATGGCTTCTCGGTCGGCGCGTTGCATGGCGACATGGACCAGCTCGCCCGCATGGCCTCGCTCGACGCCTTCAAGACCGGCGACGTGTCGCTGCTCGTCTGCTCGGATGTCGCGGCGCGCGGCCTCGATATTCCGGACGTCAGCCATGTCTTCAATTTCGACGTGCCGACGCACAGCGAAGACTATGTGCATCGAATCGGCCGCACAGGCCGCGCGGGCCGCTCGGGCGTTGCGATCACGATCGCCACCGAGGACGACGCCAAATATGTCGATCAGATCCAGAGCCTGATCGGCAAGGCGATCGACTGGGAAGGGCCGGGCTTCAACGAGCTGCCGCCGCCCATGGAGACATCGCACGGGCATGAGCATCGCCGCGGTGGTAGAAGCGAACGCGGCGGGCGCCGCGAGCGTGGGGCGGAGCGCGGCCGCAGCAGGGCCGAGCGCGGCGAGCGTGCGGAGCGGACCGAGCGTCCGGCGCGCGTTGAACGGGTCGAACGGGTCGAAGCCGAAGGTCCGGTGGCCATGGGCCGCCCGGCGCATGCGCCCCGGCGCCCGGACGCCGAACCGACGCGCCCGCGCCCGCAAATGGACGATCGCCGCGACCGGCGCCCGCGCCGCCATCATGAGGACGACGGCCCGCCCGTCATTGGCTTGGGCGACCATGTGCCATCCTTCCTGCTGCGGCCGGTGACGCTGCGGCCGGCGAAGGTGGTGGAGGAGTAA
- a CDS encoding HIT family protein — translation MAAAYDPNNIFGKILRGEIPAHKIYEDDVALAFMDIMPRTEGHTLVIPKEGARTLVDVSPATLAELIKRVQHVAKGLQAAFQCDGLTLHQFNESAGGQVIYHLHFHLLPRWDGVSLRPPGTMGDNDKLAEQAEKIKAALTPFVG, via the coding sequence ATGGCCGCCGCATATGATCCGAACAATATCTTCGGCAAGATTCTGCGCGGCGAGATCCCCGCGCACAAGATCTATGAAGACGACGTCGCTCTTGCCTTCATGGACATCATGCCGCGCACCGAGGGCCATACGCTGGTGATCCCCAAAGAGGGCGCGCGCACGCTCGTCGATGTGTCGCCGGCGACGCTCGCGGAACTGATCAAGCGCGTGCAACATGTCGCCAAGGGGCTGCAGGCCGCCTTCCAATGCGACGGCCTGACCCTGCATCAATTCAACGAGAGCGCTGGCGGACAGGTGATCTACCACCTGCACTTCCATCTGCTGCCGCGCTGGGATGGCGTCTCCCTTCGCCCGCCGGGAACGATGGGGGATAACGACAAGCTTGCGGAGCAGGCTGAAAAGATCAAAGCGGCGCTGACGCCGTTTGTGGGTTGA
- a CDS encoding prephenate dehydratase, translating to MNQFIAYQGEPGANSDIVCREAYPDLTPLPCASFEDAFAAVTEGRAALGMIPIENSIAGRVADIHHFLPHSGLHIVGEHFLPIHFHLMAPKGATREGLRAVYSHVHALGQCRRVIRDLGLVAHTAGDTAGAAREVAEWNDPTKAALAPRLAADIYGLDVLGENVEDEAHNTTRFVVLSKTSQWAPVNGGATMTTFIFRVRNVPAALYKALGGFATNGVNMTKLESYMVGGEFAATQFLADVDGHPEQPALARALEELRFFSKEVEILGVYPAAAFRVTNIRAFEYGD from the coding sequence GTGAACCAGTTCATCGCTTATCAGGGAGAGCCCGGCGCGAACTCCGACATCGTCTGCCGCGAAGCCTATCCCGACCTCACCCCCCTCCCCTGCGCGAGCTTCGAAGACGCCTTCGCGGCCGTGACCGAAGGCCGCGCCGCGCTCGGGATGATTCCGATCGAAAATTCGATCGCCGGCCGTGTCGCGGACATTCATCATTTCCTGCCGCATTCGGGCCTGCATATCGTCGGCGAGCATTTTCTGCCGATCCATTTTCATCTGATGGCGCCCAAAGGCGCGACGCGCGAGGGATTGCGCGCCGTCTACAGCCATGTCCATGCGCTCGGTCAATGCCGCCGCGTGATTCGCGATCTCGGGCTCGTCGCCCATACGGCGGGCGACACCGCCGGCGCCGCGCGCGAGGTGGCGGAATGGAACGATCCCACGAAAGCGGCGCTGGCGCCGCGGCTTGCGGCCGACATCTACGGTCTCGACGTGCTCGGCGAGAATGTCGAGGACGAAGCGCATAACACGACGCGCTTCGTCGTGCTGTCGAAGACGAGCCAATGGGCGCCCGTCAATGGCGGCGCGACGATGACGACTTTCATCTTCCGCGTGCGCAACGTGCCCGCCGCCCTTTACAAGGCGCTCGGCGGCTTCGCGACGAATGGCGTCAACATGACCAAGCTGGAAAGCTATATGGTCGGCGGCGAATTCGCGGCGACGCAGTTTCTCGCCGATGTCGACGGCCATCCCGAGCAGCCGGCCCTCGCCCGCGCGCTGGAGGAGCTGCGCTTCTTCTCGAAGGAAGTGGAGATACTCGGCGTTTACCCGGCGGCGGCGTTCCGCGTCACCAATATCCGCGCCTTCGAATATGGGGACTGA
- a CDS encoding 3-deoxy-manno-octulosonate cytidylyltransferase gives MEPRALVVIPARLGSTRLPGKALADIGGRPMVVHVLSRAIEAALGPVVVATDSQEIATVVRAAGGETLLTTGAHLCGSDRAAEALRAIDPEGRYDSVVNLQGDNPFLPEDALAGALALLDDPVVDIGTVAAPAAPQEADDPNAVKLVGTHVTPRRLRALYFTRARAPWGEGPHYKHIGVYAFRRAALERFASLAPSPLELSERLEQLRALEAGMRIDATVLDKTSPSVDTGRDLEAVRRVSSSRGMSES, from the coding sequence TTGGAACCGCGTGCGCTTGTCGTGATCCCCGCGCGGCTGGGCTCGACCCGGCTGCCGGGAAAGGCGCTCGCCGACATCGGCGGGCGGCCGATGGTGGTTCACGTCTTGTCGCGCGCCATCGAAGCGGCGCTGGGCCCCGTCGTCGTTGCGACGGATTCGCAGGAAATCGCGACAGTCGTTCGGGCCGCCGGCGGCGAGACTCTGCTTACGACGGGCGCGCATCTGTGCGGCAGCGACCGCGCCGCCGAGGCGCTGCGCGCAATCGACCCGGAGGGCCGATACGACTCTGTCGTCAACCTCCAGGGCGACAACCCCTTCCTTCCGGAGGACGCGCTTGCGGGGGCTTTGGCCCTGCTCGATGACCCGGTCGTCGACATCGGAACGGTCGCCGCGCCCGCCGCGCCGCAAGAGGCCGACGATCCGAATGCGGTCAAGCTTGTTGGAACGCATGTCACGCCGCGCCGCCTGCGCGCGCTCTATTTCACCCGCGCCCGCGCGCCCTGGGGCGAAGGGCCGCATTACAAGCATATTGGCGTCTACGCTTTCCGCCGCGCCGCGCTGGAGCGCTTCGCGTCGCTTGCGCCGTCTCCGCTCGAGCTGAGCGAGCGCCTCGAACAATTGCGGGCGCTCGAGGCGGGAATGCGGATCGACGCGACTGTGCTGGACAAAACGAGCCCATCGGTAGATACCGGGCGCGACCTCGAAGCCGTGCGCCGAGTTTCCTCGTCCCGAGGGATGAGCGAATCGTGA
- the rpmG gene encoding 50S ribosomal protein L33, whose translation MAKSAMIKIKLLSTADTGYFYVTKKNARTKTEKLAFKKYDPVVRKHVEFKETKIK comes from the coding sequence ATGGCCAAGTCCGCCATGATCAAGATCAAGCTCCTGTCCACGGCGGATACGGGCTATTTCTACGTCACCAAGAAGAACGCGCGCACCAAGACCGAGAAGCTCGCCTTCAAGAAATACGACCCCGTCGTGCGCAAGCATGTCGAGTTCAAGGAAACCAAGATCAAGTAA